In Thermodesulfobacteriota bacterium, the genomic window TGGCGCATTGTGTTTTGAACCTTCATATGGCCTCCTTTGGTTTTAAGACGTGCATTTTAACCAGAAGATCGGGCCGCTTTCTGGACAGGAGCACCACCATGCCAGCGGTCATTGCTCCTTCGAGGATCCCCAGTGGGATCTGGGTAGGCATAAAAGCGATCAAGATCTTCCATAGAAGAGGCATCATGGGAGAATCGCCCTTGATTCCTGAGGCCAGTTCAAAAGAAGTGGTGAAGTAGGTTGCCCAGTCTGCAAGCAATCCTGCCATGAATCCAGAGAGGGCAAGATTCATTTTCATCGAACGCAATACTTTAAAAGTGATGAAACCCGCAAGAGACCCCATCACGCCCATGGAGACCACGTTCGCCCCAAGGGTGCTCAATCCACCGTGGGCGAGAAAGAGGGCCTGAATGAGCAAAGCTACAGTGGCGATCAAGACGCTGATGGCCGG contains:
- a CDS encoding energy-coupling factor ABC transporter permease — its product is LKKLSSSDLSLKPLVGLMAAVVFVISCMPVPVPIAGTCSHPCGTGISAILLGPAISVLIATVALLIQALFLAHGGLSTLGANVVSMGVMGSLAGFITFKVLRSMKMNLALSGFMAGLLADWATYFTTSFELASGIKGDSPMMPLLWKILIAFMPTQIPLGILEGAMTAGMVVLLSRKRPDLLVKMHVLKPKEAI